The following are encoded together in the Acidovorax sp. KKS102 genome:
- a CDS encoding uroporphyrinogen-III C-methyltransferase: MSSAPPDDLPPTPPPAPVAAAVGAPAVSPAPSAAAPAATGRSGAMTLLLGTVAVAALVSSGLLWQKLSAIQEQLARQSADSGALAIEARTMARQAEELVRDTAARLSVAEARVSEVALQRSQLEELMQSLSRSRDENLVVDIESAIRLAQQQAQLTGSLEPLVAALKSANQRIERSAQPRLAPVQRAIGRDLDRLTRATVTDTAGLLARLDELVRQVDDLPVLNAVAQAASTKRLSTGPAMPGSAPAPTEGLAWWQAALQRSWEVVRDEARSLVRVSRIDQPEAILLAPEQTFFLRENLKFKLLNARLGILARQFESARSDLAAATAALNKYFDPASRRTQNVASTLQQAQASMKAAELPRLDETLSALATAAAGR; this comes from the coding sequence ATGAGTTCTGCGCCTCCTGACGATCTGCCCCCCACGCCCCCTCCAGCCCCTGTGGCTGCCGCCGTGGGCGCGCCGGCAGTGAGCCCGGCCCCCTCGGCCGCTGCCCCCGCCGCCACCGGCCGGAGCGGCGCCATGACCTTACTGCTGGGCACCGTGGCGGTGGCTGCACTGGTCAGCAGCGGCCTGCTGTGGCAAAAGCTCAGCGCCATCCAGGAACAACTGGCCCGACAGTCCGCCGACTCGGGCGCCCTGGCCATCGAGGCCCGCACCATGGCCCGCCAGGCCGAAGAGCTGGTGCGCGACACGGCCGCACGCCTGTCGGTGGCCGAGGCCCGCGTGAGCGAAGTCGCCCTGCAGCGCAGCCAGCTCGAAGAACTCATGCAAAGCCTGTCGCGCTCGCGCGATGAAAACCTGGTAGTGGACATTGAGTCGGCCATCCGTCTGGCGCAACAGCAGGCCCAGCTGACCGGCAGCCTGGAGCCCCTGGTGGCCGCCCTCAAAAGCGCCAACCAGCGCATCGAGCGGTCTGCCCAGCCCCGCCTGGCCCCTGTGCAGCGCGCCATCGGCCGCGACCTGGACCGGCTGACCCGCGCCACCGTGACCGACACCGCCGGCCTGCTCGCCCGCCTGGACGAGCTGGTGCGCCAAGTGGACGATTTGCCCGTGCTCAATGCCGTGGCCCAGGCCGCCTCGACCAAGCGCCTGTCCACCGGCCCCGCAATGCCCGGCAGCGCCCCCGCCCCCACCGAGGGCCTGGCGTGGTGGCAGGCGGCCCTGCAGCGCAGCTGGGAGGTGGTGCGCGACGAGGCCCGCAGCCTGGTGCGCGTGAGCCGCATCGACCAGCCCGAGGCCATCTTGCTGGCCCCCGAACAGACCTTCTTCCTGCGCGAAAACCTCAAGTTCAAGCTGCTCAACGCGCGCCTGGGCATCCTGGCCCGGCAGTTCGAGTCCGCCCGTTCGGACCTGGCGGCGGCCACCGCAGCCCTCAACAAATATTTCGACCCCGCATCGCGCCGCACGCAGAACGTGGCTTCGACCCTGCAGCAGGCCCAGGCCAGCATGAAGGCGGCCGAGTTGCCGCGCCTGGACGAAACCCTGTCGGCCCTGGCCACTGCCGCTGCCGGACGTTGA
- the hemC gene encoding hydroxymethylbilane synthase: protein MSPSPTHPIVIATRESRLALWQAEHVKALLEARGHSVQLLGMTTKGDQILDKSLSKVGGKGLFVKELEVALEEGRAHIAVHSLKDVPMELPEGFALACVMEREDPRDAFVSPRYENLDALPQGAVVGTSSLRRQVLLQALRPDLKIEPLRGNLDTRLRKLDEGQYDAIVLAAAGLKRLGLEARIRTTFEPNAMLPAAGQGALGIEVRSDRQDLIDALAPLAHQTTWLTVAAERAVSRAMGGSCSMPLAAHGTFTQGVLQLDAAWGDPEDKAPLVRAQASAAVTTLAQAEALGDAIAQRLRAGGARGITPA from the coding sequence TTGAGCCCCTCGCCAACGCATCCCATCGTCATCGCCACGCGCGAAAGTCGCCTTGCACTGTGGCAGGCCGAGCATGTCAAAGCGCTGCTCGAAGCCCGGGGCCACAGCGTGCAATTGCTGGGCATGACCACCAAGGGCGACCAGATTCTGGACAAGTCCCTCAGCAAGGTGGGTGGCAAGGGCCTGTTTGTGAAAGAGCTGGAAGTGGCGCTGGAAGAAGGCCGCGCCCACATTGCCGTGCACTCGCTCAAGGACGTGCCCATGGAGCTGCCCGAGGGCTTTGCCCTGGCCTGCGTGATGGAGCGCGAAGACCCGCGCGATGCCTTTGTCTCCCCCCGCTACGAGAACCTGGACGCGCTGCCGCAGGGTGCCGTGGTGGGCACATCGAGCCTGCGCCGTCAGGTGCTGCTGCAGGCCCTGCGGCCTGACCTGAAGATCGAGCCCCTGCGCGGCAACCTCGACACCCGCCTGCGCAAGCTGGACGAAGGCCAGTACGACGCCATCGTGCTGGCGGCCGCAGGCCTCAAGCGCCTGGGGCTGGAAGCCCGGATACGCACCACCTTCGAACCCAATGCGATGCTGCCCGCGGCAGGCCAGGGCGCGCTGGGCATCGAGGTGCGCAGCGACCGGCAAGACCTGATCGACGCGCTGGCGCCGCTGGCGCACCAGACCACCTGGCTGACCGTGGCCGCCGAGCGCGCCGTCAGCCGCGCCATGGGCGGCAGCTGCTCGATGCCCCTGGCAGCGCACGGCACCTTCACCCAGGGCGTGCTGCAGCTGGACGCCGCCTGGGGCGACCCCGAGGACAAAGCCCCGCTGGTGCGCGCCCAGGCCTCCGCCGCGGTCACCACGCTGGCGCAGGCAGAAGCCCTGGGCGACGCGATTGCGCAACGCCTGCGTGCTGGGGGTGCGCGCGGCATCACCCCGGCCTGA
- the ppc gene encoding phosphoenolpyruvate carboxylase has product MKRSDKDQPLIDDIRLLGRILGDVIREQEGVEAYELVEQVRKLSVAFRRDADQEADRALKKLLKSLSGDQTVSVIRAFTYFSHLANLAEDRHHIRRRAVHERAGDTQEGSIEVALSRLRWAGIAPKTISQTLAGSYVAPVLTAHPTEVQRKSILDAERDIAQLLATRDDIQVRAQLYNSAKDALTPRELAANEALLRARVAQLWQTRLLRYSKLTVADEIENALSYYEATFLREIPKIYADLENELGQYPVHSFLRMGQWIGGDRDGNPNVTAQTLQYALSRQAEVALRHYLTEVHYLGGELSLSARLVQVSAEMEALAQRSPDTNEHRVDEPYRRALTGIYARLAASLKDLTGGEAARHAVAPQNAYASAEEFLADLRVIEASLKSHHGEALAAERLHPLIRAVQVFGFHLATVDLRQSSDKHEEVVAELLAKARIEPNYASLQEAAKRALLIKLLNDARPLRVVGAEYSAHAQGELAIFETARVMRERFGHEAIRHYIISHTETVSDLLEVLLLQKEVGLMSGTLDTESKNHLIVVPLFETIEDLRNAAPIMREFYALPGVAALVQRSGGEQDIMLGYSDSNKDGGIFTSNWELYRAEIALVELFDELATSHGIQLRMFHGRGGTVGRGGGPSYQAILAQPPGTVRGQIRLTEQGEVIASKYANPEIGRRNLETLVAATLEATLLQPTKPATKAFLDAAAQLSLASMGSYRALVYETPGFTDYFFNSTPIREIAELNIGSRPASRKASQKIEDLRAIPWGFSWGQCRLTLPGWFGFGSAVEAFINTEGKDPKAQLALLQKMYRQWPFFRTLLSNMDMVLAKSDLALASRYSELVTDARLRKKVFTSIEAEWHRTADALTRITGDKQRLTHNTALARSIKHRFPYIDPLHHLQVELVRRWRAGQGDERVQTGIHISINGIAAGLRNTG; this is encoded by the coding sequence ATGAAACGATCCGACAAGGACCAGCCCCTGATTGACGACATCCGCCTGCTGGGCCGCATTCTGGGAGACGTGATCCGTGAACAGGAGGGGGTGGAGGCCTACGAGCTGGTCGAGCAGGTGCGCAAGCTCTCTGTGGCCTTCCGCCGCGACGCCGACCAGGAGGCCGACCGCGCGCTCAAGAAGCTGCTCAAGTCCCTGTCGGGCGACCAGACGGTGAGCGTGATCCGCGCCTTCACCTACTTCAGCCACCTGGCCAACCTGGCCGAAGACCGCCACCATATCCGCCGCCGCGCCGTGCACGAGCGTGCGGGCGACACGCAAGAGGGCAGCATCGAGGTCGCCCTCTCGCGCCTGCGCTGGGCCGGCATCGCGCCCAAGACCATTTCGCAAACGCTGGCCGGTAGCTATGTGGCGCCCGTGCTGACCGCCCACCCTACCGAAGTGCAGCGCAAGAGCATTCTGGACGCCGAGCGCGACATTGCACAGTTGCTCGCCACGCGCGACGACATCCAGGTGCGCGCACAGCTCTACAACAGTGCCAAGGATGCGCTCACCCCGCGCGAACTGGCCGCCAACGAAGCCCTGTTGCGTGCCCGCGTGGCCCAGCTGTGGCAAACGCGCCTGCTGCGCTACAGCAAGCTCACCGTGGCCGACGAAATCGAAAACGCGCTGTCGTATTACGAAGCCACCTTTCTGCGCGAGATCCCCAAGATCTACGCGGACCTGGAAAACGAGCTGGGCCAGTACCCGGTGCACAGCTTCTTGCGCATGGGCCAGTGGATTGGTGGGGACCGCGACGGCAACCCCAATGTGACGGCGCAAACCCTGCAATACGCCCTGAGCCGCCAGGCCGAAGTGGCCCTGCGCCACTACCTGACCGAGGTGCACTACCTGGGCGGCGAGCTGTCGCTGTCGGCCCGCCTGGTGCAGGTGTCGGCCGAGATGGAGGCCCTGGCCCAGCGCTCGCCCGACACCAACGAGCACCGCGTGGACGAGCCCTACCGCCGTGCACTCACTGGGATCTATGCGCGTCTGGCCGCATCGCTGAAAGACCTGACCGGTGGCGAAGCCGCGCGCCATGCCGTGGCGCCACAAAACGCCTACGCCAGCGCCGAAGAGTTCCTGGCCGACCTGCGCGTGATCGAAGCGTCACTGAAGTCCCACCACGGCGAAGCGCTGGCCGCAGAGCGCCTGCACCCGCTGATCCGCGCCGTGCAGGTGTTTGGCTTTCATCTGGCCACGGTGGATTTGCGCCAAAGCTCCGACAAACACGAAGAAGTGGTGGCCGAGCTGCTGGCCAAGGCGCGCATCGAACCCAACTACGCCAGCCTGCAAGAAGCCGCCAAGCGCGCCCTGTTGATCAAGCTGCTGAACGACGCGCGCCCGCTGCGCGTGGTAGGCGCCGAGTATTCCGCGCACGCCCAGGGAGAGCTGGCCATCTTTGAAACCGCCCGCGTGATGCGCGAGCGCTTTGGGCATGAGGCGATTCGCCACTACATCATCAGCCACACCGAGACGGTGAGCGACCTGCTGGAGGTGCTGCTGCTGCAAAAGGAAGTGGGGCTGATGAGCGGGACCTTGGACACCGAGTCCAAGAACCACCTCATCGTGGTGCCGCTGTTCGAAACCATCGAAGATCTGCGCAATGCCGCGCCCATCATGCGCGAGTTCTATGCGCTGCCCGGCGTGGCAGCCCTGGTGCAGCGCAGCGGTGGTGAGCAGGACATCATGCTCGGCTACAGCGACAGCAACAAGGACGGCGGCATCTTCACCAGCAACTGGGAGCTGTACCGCGCCGAGATCGCCCTCGTCGAACTCTTCGACGAACTCGCCACCAGCCATGGCATCCAGCTGCGCATGTTCCATGGCCGGGGCGGCACCGTGGGCCGGGGCGGTGGCCCGAGCTACCAGGCCATCCTGGCCCAGCCCCCCGGTACCGTGCGTGGGCAGATCCGCCTGACGGAGCAGGGCGAGGTCATTGCGTCGAAATACGCCAACCCCGAAATCGGCCGGCGCAACCTGGAGACGTTGGTCGCCGCCACGCTCGAAGCCACCCTGCTGCAGCCCACCAAGCCTGCGACCAAGGCCTTCCTGGACGCCGCCGCGCAGCTCTCGCTGGCCAGCATGGGCAGCTACCGCGCGCTGGTGTACGAAACGCCCGGCTTCACCGACTACTTCTTCAACTCCACGCCCATCCGCGAGATCGCCGAACTCAACATCGGCTCGCGCCCTGCATCGCGCAAGGCCAGCCAGAAGATCGAAGACCTGCGCGCCATTCCCTGGGGCTTCAGCTGGGGCCAATGCCGTCTCACGCTGCCCGGCTGGTTCGGCTTTGGCTCGGCGGTGGAAGCCTTCATCAACACCGAAGGCAAGGACCCCAAGGCCCAGTTGGCGCTGCTGCAGAAGATGTACCGCCAGTGGCCGTTCTTCCGCACCCTGCTGTCCAACATGGACATGGTGCTGGCCAAGAGCGACCTGGCCCTGGCCTCGCGCTACAGCGAACTCGTCACCGACGCCCGCTTGCGCAAAAAGGTGTTCACCAGCATTGAGGCCGAGTGGCACCGCACGGCCGACGCGCTCACCCGCATCACGGGCGACAAGCAGCGCCTGACGCACAACACGGCGCTGGCGCGGTCCATCAAGCACCGCTTCCCTTACATCGATCCCCTGCATCACTTGCAGGTCGAGCTGGTGCGCCGCTGGCGTGCAGGGCAGGGGGATGAGCGGGTGCAGACAGGGATTCACATCTCCATCAACGGGATTGCGGCGGGGCTGCGCAATACGGGCTGA
- a CDS encoding uroporphyrinogen-III synthase — protein sequence MGTSAPRVIVTRPAREAAHWVTQLGAHGIQAVALPLIAIGPCTDTAMQQALDTARANVDTYRALMFVSGNAVVHFFEQKRPVALDIHALTATKTRAWAPGPGTARALEQAGVPRSAIDGPAPDAPQFDSEALWQQVARQVQPGDRVLIVRGRSATPQGAHESPQGNGREWLAQQIAARGGQVEFVVAYQRGAPRFTAQEVALAQQAAQDGSVWLLSSSEAVAHLPEALPGQQWGAAHALATHPRIAEAARAAGFGTVRECRPALEDVVASIESAA from the coding sequence ATGGGCACCTCAGCGCCCCGGGTCATCGTCACACGCCCCGCCCGCGAAGCGGCGCACTGGGTCACGCAACTGGGCGCACACGGCATACAGGCTGTGGCGCTGCCCCTGATTGCGATTGGTCCCTGCACGGACACCGCCATGCAGCAGGCGCTGGACACGGCCCGCGCCAACGTCGACACCTACCGTGCCCTGATGTTTGTGAGCGGCAATGCCGTGGTGCACTTTTTTGAGCAAAAACGCCCTGTAGCGCTAGATATTCATGCCCTGACAGCTACAAAAACAAGAGCATGGGCACCCGGCCCGGGCACAGCCCGCGCGCTGGAGCAGGCGGGCGTACCGCGCAGCGCCATCGACGGGCCTGCGCCCGACGCACCCCAGTTCGACTCGGAGGCACTATGGCAGCAGGTGGCCCGCCAGGTGCAGCCCGGCGACCGCGTGCTGATCGTGCGCGGCCGATCCGCCACACCCCAGGGCGCACACGAATCGCCCCAAGGCAACGGCCGCGAGTGGCTGGCCCAGCAGATCGCGGCGCGGGGTGGCCAGGTGGAGTTTGTGGTGGCCTACCAACGCGGCGCCCCCCGCTTCACGGCGCAAGAGGTGGCGCTGGCGCAACAGGCAGCCCAAGATGGCTCCGTCTGGCTGCTGAGCAGCTCCGAGGCGGTGGCCCACCTGCCCGAGGCCCTGCCGGGCCAGCAATGGGGCGCCGCCCATGCGCTGGCCACCCACCCGCGCATCGCCGAAGCGGCCCGCGCAGCGGGCTTTGGCACCGTGCGGGAATGCCGTCCGGCGCTGGAAGACGTGGTGGCCTCGATAGAATCGGCCGCATGA
- a CDS encoding heme biosynthesis protein HemY, whose translation MRAALWLLGLFGVAVAAALFAGNNQGTVTLYWPPYRIDLSLNMVVLLLVGGFVTVYAALRALAALLELPHQARRWRVQQKERAMHGALLDALTHMLGGRFIRSRKAAVAALSQEHALEASGEAVPHGKQLRALAHMIAAEASHALQDRATRESHLQDALQEAPMRGSVNEQEMHEGAQMRAARWSLDDRDAPAALDRLAALPQGAARRTLALRIKLKATRLARQTQEALDTARLLGKHRAFSPNAAQSIVRGLATELINSAHDTAQLQQIWLSLETSERNMPELAIHAAQRLAALGGDATQVRAWLLPVWDRMVALPDALAEQHALKLVRALEAGLDALDAPWLARIESAQQANPRDARLQYLAGMACLKRQLWGKAHQLLTQATQQLSDPQLRASAWRHLAELAEQRGDDTAAASAWKQAALAR comes from the coding sequence ATGCGCGCAGCACTTTGGCTTCTGGGCTTGTTCGGGGTGGCGGTTGCGGCCGCACTGTTTGCGGGCAACAACCAGGGTACGGTCACCCTGTACTGGCCGCCCTACCGCATCGACCTGTCGCTCAACATGGTGGTGTTGCTGCTGGTCGGCGGTTTCGTCACCGTGTACGCGGCGCTGCGGGCCCTGGCGGCACTGCTGGAACTTCCGCACCAGGCACGCCGCTGGCGCGTGCAACAAAAAGAGCGCGCCATGCATGGCGCGCTGCTCGACGCGCTGACCCACATGCTGGGCGGCCGGTTCATCCGCTCGCGCAAGGCCGCTGTGGCGGCACTGTCGCAAGAACACGCCCTGGAGGCCAGCGGCGAGGCCGTGCCCCACGGCAAGCAGCTGCGCGCGCTGGCCCACATGATCGCCGCCGAGGCGTCACACGCGCTGCAAGACCGCGCCACGCGCGAAAGCCACTTGCAGGACGCACTGCAGGAAGCCCCCATGCGCGGCTCCGTCAACGAGCAGGAAATGCACGAAGGCGCCCAGATGCGCGCCGCCCGCTGGTCGCTGGACGACCGCGATGCCCCTGCAGCGCTCGACCGCCTGGCAGCCCTGCCCCAGGGGGCTGCCCGCCGCACCCTGGCCTTGCGCATCAAGCTCAAGGCGACGCGGCTGGCACGCCAGACCCAAGAGGCGCTGGACACCGCACGCCTGCTGGGCAAGCACCGCGCGTTCTCGCCCAATGCGGCGCAGAGCATCGTGCGCGGCCTGGCCACCGAACTCATCAACAGCGCGCACGACACGGCCCAGCTGCAGCAGATCTGGCTGTCGCTGGAAACCAGCGAGCGCAACATGCCCGAACTGGCCATCCATGCCGCCCAGCGGCTGGCGGCCCTGGGCGGTGATGCCACCCAGGTGCGGGCCTGGCTGCTGCCCGTGTGGGACCGCATGGTCGCGCTGCCCGATGCCCTGGCCGAGCAGCACGCCCTCAAGCTGGTGCGCGCGCTGGAGGCGGGGCTGGATGCGCTTGATGCCCCCTGGCTGGCCCGCATCGAATCGGCCCAGCAGGCCAACCCGCGCGACGCGCGCCTGCAGTACCTGGCGGGCATGGCGTGCCTCAAGCGCCAGCTGTGGGGCAAGGCCCACCAGTTGCTGACACAGGCAACGCAGCAGCTCAGCGACCCCCAGTTGCGTGCCAGCGCCTGGCGCCACCTGGCCGAGCTGGCCGAGCAACGCGGCGACGACACCGCCGCTGCCAGCGCCTGGAAGCAGGCTGCGCTGGCCCGATAA
- a CDS encoding Com family DNA-binding transcriptional regulator, whose translation MEEIRCGACRRKLGEGIFTALTIKCPRCGGMNHLRAMSPPPARQGASTDGIHHDDTHHSLDRRQTPTRRPVAEQVPAP comes from the coding sequence ATGGAAGAAATCAGATGCGGCGCATGCCGCCGAAAGTTGGGTGAGGGAATCTTTACAGCCCTCACCATCAAATGCCCCCGCTGTGGTGGCATGAACCACTTGAGGGCCATGAGCCCCCCACCAGCACGCCAGGGAGCGTCGACAGATGGAATCCATCATGACGACACCCATCATTCCCTGGATCGGCGGCAAACGCCGACTCGTAGACCTGTTGCTGAGCAGGTTCCCGCCCCATAG
- a CDS encoding AI-2E family transporter has translation MAPPKAHLSRRASADAHAAAPTVPAPPVSAPAPHAAPLMLHMPVDVRNLSLALLALFASVALLHWASAVFIPIMLSLLLTIALRPAVEMMARWHVPRALGAGVLLVAIVAGLASTAWSLSDGAAQLVDSVPVAAKKVRDNLKARAGGSSPLDTVQKAATQIEQAANENSTATTAPRRGVQRVIVERPPFNIRDYLWSGTMGLMSALGQLMVVVFLTYFALASGNLFRDKLLRIAGTSLERRKVTIHVLQDITQQIQRYLLLQVFTSVLVGLATGAAYWALGLENAAVWGVVAAVLNLAPYIGSALVTGASALVAFLQFGTLDMAMAIGGASLVIHTLIGNLLTPWLTSRTSSMSPVAVFISVLAWGWLWGLWGLLLGIPVMMAVKAVCDRVEDLKAVGELLGD, from the coding sequence ATCGCACCGCCAAAGGCGCATTTATCGCGCCGCGCTTCAGCCGACGCACACGCAGCCGCACCCACAGTCCCTGCGCCTCCGGTCTCGGCGCCAGCGCCCCACGCAGCCCCCCTCATGCTCCACATGCCCGTGGACGTGCGCAACCTCTCCCTCGCCCTGCTGGCACTGTTTGCCAGCGTGGCGCTGCTGCACTGGGCCAGCGCGGTGTTCATTCCGATCATGCTGAGCCTGCTGCTGACCATTGCGCTGCGGCCCGCCGTGGAGATGATGGCCCGGTGGCATGTGCCGCGGGCGCTGGGGGCGGGGGTGTTGCTGGTGGCCATCGTTGCCGGGCTGGCCAGCACGGCCTGGTCGCTCAGTGACGGGGCGGCGCAACTGGTGGACTCGGTGCCCGTCGCCGCCAAAAAAGTGCGTGACAACCTCAAGGCGCGCGCGGGTGGCAGCAGCCCGCTGGACACCGTGCAGAAGGCGGCCACCCAGATCGAGCAGGCCGCCAACGAAAACAGCACCGCTACCACAGCGCCCCGCCGGGGCGTGCAGCGGGTGATCGTGGAGCGCCCACCTTTCAACATCCGCGACTACCTATGGAGCGGCACCATGGGCCTGATGTCGGCCCTGGGGCAGCTGATGGTGGTGGTGTTTCTGACCTACTTTGCCCTCGCCTCAGGCAACCTGTTTCGCGACAAGCTGCTGCGCATTGCGGGCACCAGCCTGGAGCGGCGCAAGGTCACCATCCATGTGCTGCAGGACATCACGCAGCAGATACAGCGTTATCTGCTGCTGCAGGTGTTCACCAGCGTACTTGTCGGCCTGGCCACTGGCGCGGCCTATTGGGCACTGGGTCTGGAAAACGCAGCTGTGTGGGGCGTGGTGGCCGCGGTGCTCAACCTCGCGCCGTACATCGGCTCGGCCCTGGTCACAGGGGCGTCGGCCCTGGTGGCGTTCTTGCAATTCGGCACGCTCGACATGGCCATGGCCATTGGCGGTGCCTCGCTGGTCATCCACACGCTGATCGGCAACTTGCTCACGCCTTGGCTGACCAGCCGCACCAGCAGCATGAGCCCCGTGGCCGTGTTCATCAGCGTGCTGGCCTGGGGCTGGCTGTGGGGCCTGTGGGGCCTGCTTCTGGGCATCCCGGTGATGATGGCCGTGAAGGCCGTGTGCGACCGGGTGGAAGACCTAAAGGCCGTGGGCGAGTTGCTGGGCGACTGA
- a CDS encoding DNA adenine methylase: MTTPIIPWIGGKRRLVDLLLSRFPPHSCYVEVFAGGAAVFFARHPADVEVLNDVNGDLVNLYRVVTHHLEEFVRQFKWALTSRQVFKWLQETRPETLTDVQRAARFFYLQQQSFGGKVAGQTFGTATTAPAINLLRIEENLSAAHLRLASGTYIENLDWAACIDRYDRPHTLFYLDPPYWETEGYGVPFSWEQYVAMAAKLKAIKGKAVVSINDHPAIRECFAGFEMEALKLDYTVGGGANRVERGELVIYSWDRQAEPAGLF, from the coding sequence ATGACGACACCCATCATTCCCTGGATCGGCGGCAAACGCCGACTCGTAGACCTGTTGCTGAGCAGGTTCCCGCCCCATAGCTGCTACGTGGAGGTCTTCGCTGGCGGTGCGGCCGTGTTCTTCGCGCGCCACCCGGCCGACGTCGAGGTGCTGAACGACGTGAATGGCGACCTGGTCAACCTCTACCGCGTGGTCACCCACCACCTTGAGGAGTTCGTGCGCCAGTTCAAATGGGCGCTCACCAGCCGCCAGGTGTTCAAGTGGCTGCAGGAGACCCGCCCCGAAACGCTGACCGACGTGCAACGCGCGGCCCGGTTCTTTTACCTGCAGCAGCAAAGCTTCGGCGGCAAGGTGGCTGGCCAGACCTTCGGTACCGCCACCACAGCCCCGGCGATCAACTTGCTACGGATCGAAGAGAACCTGTCGGCCGCGCACCTACGCTTGGCCAGCGGCACCTATATCGAGAACCTGGACTGGGCGGCTTGCATTGACCGCTACGACCGCCCGCACACCTTGTTCTATTTAGACCCGCCGTACTGGGAGACCGAGGGGTACGGTGTGCCGTTCTCCTGGGAACAATACGTGGCCATGGCGGCCAAGCTCAAGGCGATCAAGGGCAAGGCGGTTGTAAGCATCAACGACCATCCGGCGATCCGGGAGTGCTTCGCGGGGTTCGAGATGGAGGCGCTCAAGTTGGACTACACCGTGGGTGGTGGCGCAAACAGGGTTGAGCGGGGGGAACTGGTGATCTACAGCTGGGACCGCCAAGCCGAACCTGCCGGACTGTTCTGA
- a CDS encoding cytochrome b, protein MTATATTTLDTPRRYTRAAMLLHWVLGLALIALFGVGVYMADLPFSPQRLKLYNWHKWAGVTILVLSALRLLWRITHRPPALPKVVEMTMPGWQKLAHHGTHHLLYMLFFAVPLIGWAYSSAAGFPIVFLGLWQLPDFVPVSKDLAEAIKPWHQYTAFALAALAVLHIAAALKHHLVDRDGLLHRMLPGK, encoded by the coding sequence ATGACAGCCACTGCCACCACGACCCTCGACACCCCCCGCCGCTACACGCGCGCGGCCATGCTGTTGCACTGGGTGCTGGGCCTGGCGCTGATCGCGCTGTTTGGCGTCGGCGTCTACATGGCCGACCTGCCTTTTTCGCCCCAGCGGCTCAAGCTCTACAACTGGCACAAATGGGCCGGCGTGACGATCCTGGTGCTGTCGGCGCTGCGCCTGCTGTGGCGCATCACGCACCGCCCCCCGGCGCTGCCCAAGGTGGTTGAGATGACCATGCCCGGCTGGCAGAAGCTGGCGCACCACGGCACCCACCATCTGCTGTACATGCTGTTCTTTGCCGTGCCCCTGATTGGCTGGGCCTACAGCTCGGCAGCGGGGTTTCCCATCGTGTTCCTGGGCCTGTGGCAGCTGCCCGACTTTGTGCCGGTGAGCAAGGACCTGGCCGAGGCCATCAAGCCCTGGCACCAGTACACCGCGTTTGCACTGGCTGCACTGGCCGTGCTGCACATCGCCGCCGCGCTCAAGCACCATCTGGTAGACCGGGACGGCCTGCTGCACCGCATGCTGCCGGGGAAATAA